One genomic segment of Stigmatopora argus isolate UIUO_Sarg chromosome 1, RoL_Sarg_1.0, whole genome shotgun sequence includes these proteins:
- the pnpla4 gene encoding patatin-like phospholipase domain-containing protein 4 isoform X1: MTVVNLSFAACGFLGIYHLGAVGAFFRHGHKLLGSLKSCGGSSAGALVAAVMITAPDKVEHCKRFTYNFAENVRQQRFGAVTPGYNLLSRLREGIEEMLPVDAHILASGRLHVSMTHFRSGKNQIESQFNTREELIQALLASSFVPVYAGLKPVEFRGQKWMDGGFTDSLPIMPSGRTITVSPFSGPQDVSPLHTGYAFKTQLKLANMNIMISERFPGSPPVMRFTACSQESVLTHEASGRIGLRVHGMKCWRVKTLHPTGTGSAFGTQITVKRNKCPKQLFKDIFFSVYLFF; this comes from the exons ATGACGGTGGTGAATCTGTCCTTTGCTGCCTGTGGGTTTTTGGGGATCTATCACCTGGGAGCTGTTGGGGCTTTTTTCCGTCATGGGCACAAGCTGTTAGGCTCCCTCAAGTCCTGTGGGGGCTCCTCAGCTGGGGCCCTCGTTGCTGCTGTCATGATCACGGCTCCTGATAAAGTTGAA CACTGCAAAAGATTTACATACAATTTCGCTGAGAATGTGCGCCAACAGAGGTTTGGTGCAGTCACACCCGGATATAATCTCTTGTCTAGGCTACG GGAAGGGATTGAGGAGATGCTGCCTGTTGACGCTCATATTCTGGCATCTGGTCGCCTCCATGTCTCAATGACACACTTCAGAAGTGGCAAGAATCAAATTGAGTCCCAGTTCAACACAAGAGAAGAGCTCATCCAg GCACTCTTGGCCAGCAGCTTTGTGCCAGTCTACGCGGGGCTCAAACCCGTGGAATTTCGTGGACAG aaatggatggatggaggctTCACTGACAGCCTACCAATCATGCCTTCGGGCCGAACCATCACAGTATCGCCATTCTCTGGGCCCCAGGATGTGAGTCCATTGCACACGGGTTATGCATTCAAGACCCAACTCAAACTGGCCAACATGAATATAATG ATCTCTGAAAGATTTCCTGGGTCACCTCCAGTAATGAGATTCACAGCCTGCAGCCAAGAGAGTGTGCTCACACATGAAGCCTCGGGCAGAATAGGACTGCGCGTGCATGGGATGAAG TGCTGGAGAGTTAAGACGCTGCATCCCACAGGTACAGGATCAGCCTTTGGAACACAAATCACAGTAAAGAGGAACAAGTGCCCAAAGCAATTATTCAAAGATATCTTTTTttccgtttatttatttttttga
- the pnpla4 gene encoding patatin-like phospholipase domain-containing protein 4 isoform X2 produces the protein MTVVNLSFAACGFLGIYHLGAVGAFFRHGHKLLGSLKSCGGSSAGALVAAVMITAPDKVEHCKRFTYNFAENVRQQRFGAVTPGYNLLSRLREGIEEMLPVDAHILASGRLHVSMTHFRSGKNQIESQFNTREELIQALLASSFVPVYAGLKPVEFRGQKWMDGGFTDSLPIMPSGRTITVSPFSGPQDVSPLHTGYAFKTQLKLANMNIMFSIENIKRLNQALFPPPTNGMQSLCQEGFDDAMRFLKMEGWMS, from the exons ATGACGGTGGTGAATCTGTCCTTTGCTGCCTGTGGGTTTTTGGGGATCTATCACCTGGGAGCTGTTGGGGCTTTTTTCCGTCATGGGCACAAGCTGTTAGGCTCCCTCAAGTCCTGTGGGGGCTCCTCAGCTGGGGCCCTCGTTGCTGCTGTCATGATCACGGCTCCTGATAAAGTTGAA CACTGCAAAAGATTTACATACAATTTCGCTGAGAATGTGCGCCAACAGAGGTTTGGTGCAGTCACACCCGGATATAATCTCTTGTCTAGGCTACG GGAAGGGATTGAGGAGATGCTGCCTGTTGACGCTCATATTCTGGCATCTGGTCGCCTCCATGTCTCAATGACACACTTCAGAAGTGGCAAGAATCAAATTGAGTCCCAGTTCAACACAAGAGAAGAGCTCATCCAg GCACTCTTGGCCAGCAGCTTTGTGCCAGTCTACGCGGGGCTCAAACCCGTGGAATTTCGTGGACAG aaatggatggatggaggctTCACTGACAGCCTACCAATCATGCCTTCGGGCCGAACCATCACAGTATCGCCATTCTCTGGGCCCCAGGATGTGAGTCCATTGCACACGGGTTATGCATTCAAGACCCAACTCAAACTGGCCAACATGAATATAATG TTCTCTATAGAAAACATCAAACGACTGAACCAGGCTTTATTCCCACCACCTACCAATGGGATGCAGTCGCTCTGTCAAGAGGGTTTTGATGACGCCATGAGGTTCCTGAAGATGGAGGGTTGGATGAGCTAA
- the pnpla4 gene encoding patatin-like phospholipase domain-containing protein 4 isoform X3 produces the protein MTVVNLSFAACGFLGIYHLGAVGAFFRHGHKLLGSLKSCGGSSAGALVAAVMITAPDKVEHCKRFTYNFAENVRQQRFGAVTPGYNLLSRLREGIEEMLPVDAHILASGRLHVSMTHFRSGKNQIESQFNTREELIQALLASSFVPVYAGLKPVEFRGQ, from the exons ATGACGGTGGTGAATCTGTCCTTTGCTGCCTGTGGGTTTTTGGGGATCTATCACCTGGGAGCTGTTGGGGCTTTTTTCCGTCATGGGCACAAGCTGTTAGGCTCCCTCAAGTCCTGTGGGGGCTCCTCAGCTGGGGCCCTCGTTGCTGCTGTCATGATCACGGCTCCTGATAAAGTTGAA CACTGCAAAAGATTTACATACAATTTCGCTGAGAATGTGCGCCAACAGAGGTTTGGTGCAGTCACACCCGGATATAATCTCTTGTCTAGGCTACG GGAAGGGATTGAGGAGATGCTGCCTGTTGACGCTCATATTCTGGCATCTGGTCGCCTCCATGTCTCAATGACACACTTCAGAAGTGGCAAGAATCAAATTGAGTCCCAGTTCAACACAAGAGAAGAGCTCATCCAg GCACTCTTGGCCAGCAGCTTTGTGCCAGTCTACGCGGGGCTCAAACCCGTGGAATTTCGTGGACAG tag